From a single Eleginops maclovinus isolate JMC-PN-2008 ecotype Puerto Natales chromosome 18, JC_Emac_rtc_rv5, whole genome shotgun sequence genomic region:
- the capn12 gene encoding calpain-12: MATDKKAPLGSIENPIKFMDQDYKSLLEECLKSGEMFADPTFLAEQKSIGSPEDADPKKAIKWQRPKKISENAVFVEGTTGTTDICQGQLGNCWLLAALSCLTMHPKLFLKVVPPNQSLSKPYAGIFHFRFWQYGEWVEVVVDDRLPVREGRLLFSYSHTRNEYWSALVEKAYAKLVGSYVSLKGGNISEGMEDFTGGIAYSLQVSSRTPRVLWRSLTAALSRGSLLSCFIQASSYLEIGKVTGNGLIKGHAYAITDTDKVTKASNEICLLRLRNPWGFIEYRGPWSDRGKEWDDVAKEEKERIELKKKEDGEFWISVEDFHNLFDIVELCSVNPDTLEEGTTTASSSSPASPSLWNITEHEGIWVTGSSAGGSRRYNRSFWKNPQFQLVLMEQDQPELDDDDDDDDEEDEDDEDDELMTAEEKQRAEKQKQKAKKCTVLVEMLQKDRRQKNKLNFLYIAFHIFQVPTELQGACLSRNFFMTNRPVGRSGKYTAQRGTWRKLHLDPGHYIIVPSTYRPNQPGEFYVRIFAKTGNTLGTQEFTCSSGYLPVMATPVTPEGRLKVLKTFDEKAGPDDRLNAKDLMKLFNTALEKDYHLPLETCRQLIFGEDTKGRSSLTRKQTETLLSSLQHLQSIFFQFDEDSSGTMSPFELSTALQAVGMQCDSKVIELLSERFASGDLHMPFHSFVSCVTRMQKLFALYESETSQEVKDRGINFWLLQFLTV, encoded by the exons ATGGCGACCGACAAGAAGGCTCCCCTGGGCTCCATCGAGAACCCGATCAAGTTCATGGATCAGGACTACAAGTCTCTGCTGGAGGAGTGTCTTAAATCCGGAGAGATGTTCGCTGACCCGACCTTCCTGGCTGAGCAGAAGTCTATCGGTTCACCGGAAGATGCGGATCCAAAAAAGGCAATCAAGTGGCAGCGACCCAAG AAAATCAGTGAGAACGCTGTGTTTGTGGAGGGCACGACTGGGACCACTGACATCTGTCAGGGCCAACTGG GTAACTGTTGGCTGCTGGCAGCGCTGTCCTGTCTCACCATGCACCCCAAACTGTTTTTGAAGGTCGTGCCGCCCAACCAAAGCCTGTCCAAGCCTTACGCAGGGATCTTCCATTTTAGG TTCTGGCAGTATGGTGAGTGGGTGGAGGTGGTTGTGGACGACAGGCTGCCAGTGCGTGAAGGCCGTCTGCTGTTCAGCTACTCTCACACCCGTAATGAGTATTGGAGCGCCCTGGTGGAGAAGGCCTACGCCAA GTTAGTCGGATCCTATGTAAGCCTGAAAGGGGGCAACATTTCAGAGGGGATGGAGGACTTTACAGGAGGCATCGCATACTCGCTGCAGGTCTCATCCCGCACCCCTCGAGTCCTCTGGAGGTCTCTGACAGCCGCCCTGTCTCGAGGCAGCCTACTCAGTTGCTTCATCCAG GCCAGCAGCTACCTTGAGATCGGAAAAGTGACAGGAAACGGGCTGATAAAAGGTCACGCTTACGCCATCACCGATACCGACAAG GTGACGAAAGCGTCCAATGAGATTTGTTTGCTGAGGCTGAGGAACCCCTGGGGTTTTATCGAATATCGCGGACCCTGGAGTGACAG gGGTAAGGAGTGGGATGACGTGGccaaagaggagaaagaaaggattgagctgaagaagaaagaagatgGAGAGTTCTG GATCAGTGTCGAGGACTTCCACAACCTGTTTGACATCGTGGAGCTCTGCAGTGTGAATCCTGACACTCTTGAGGAGGGAACCACCACTGcgtcttcttcctctcctgccTCCCCGTCTCTCTGGAACATCACCGAACATGAAGGAATCTGGGTAACGGGAAGCTCTGCTGGTGGCAGCCGCAGATACAACC GATCTTTCTGGAAGAATCCTCAGTTCCAGTTGGTTCTGATGGAGCAGGACCAGCCAGAGCtggacgatgatgatgatgatgatgatgaggaagatgaggatgaCGAGGATGATGAGCTGATGACCGcagaagagaagcagagagcagagaaacagaagcagaaagCCAAAAAGTGCACCGTGCTGGTGGAGATGCTGCAGAAAGACCGCAGGCAGAAGAATAAACTCAACTTCCTTTACATTGCATTCCACATCTTTCAG GTTCCTACTGAG CTCCAGGGTGCGTGTTTGAGCCGCAACTTCTTCATGACCAACCGCCCTGTGGGTCGCTCTGGAAAATATACGGCTCAAAG GGGAACTTGGAGGAAGCTGCACCTAGACCCGGGCCACTACATCATTGTGCCGTCCACTTACCGACCCAACCAGCCCGGAGAGTTCTATGTCCGTATTTTTGCCAAGACCGGAAACACTTTGGG GACTCAGGAATTTACCTGTTCCTCCGGCTACCTCCCG GTGATGGCTACTCCAGTCACTCCAGAGGGTCGACTGAAAGTTCTGAAGACTTTCGATGAGAAGGCCGGCCCT GATGACAGACTGAACGCCAAGGATCTCATGAAGCTGTTCAACACAG CTCTTGAGAAAGATTACCATCTGCCACTGGAGACATGCCGACAGCTCATCTTTGGAGAGGAT ACTAAAGGGCGCTCCAGTCTCACCCgtaaacaaacagaaactctGCTGTCCAgtctgcaacatctgcag TCCATCTTTTTCCAGTTTGATGAGGACTCTTCTGGGACCATGAGCCCCTTTGAACTCAGCACAGCGCTGCAAGCTGTtg